The Fusarium oxysporum f. sp. lycopersici 4287 chromosome 1, whole genome shotgun sequence DNA segment TACTCCCCAACTCCAATCTCAAGGAATGCATCCAATTCAACTTAGTTACGAGACTTCCACGCCTTGACGACATGGCCGACACTGAACTCTCCGTAGTTCTTGATGTAGCTCAAGTGAACGGAGAGATCCTTGCCGCCAGCCTCGCAGTATGGATCGCCCTTGTCGCAGATGGATACAGTCTTGCTGGCGATGCTGTTGCAGCCGATGGGGAGGTTGCGGGGGAAGATCTGGGACATGTTAGCTGTGTTTGTAGTTATTGTTCTTGAAGACTTACTCCACTGCCCTCGCTGGTGCCGACAAGGAAGGGCTGACCTTCGGTGAGACTGGGATCGCccatggcgatgatggccGCAACTTTCAAGGGTTAGTAATCTTTCAAGTATGTACTGAGTGAATATATCTTACCATTGTCGGTGATGTAGGAAGGCTGAGAAAGAGTGCCAGGGAAACCTTCAGAGCTGGCACCGCACATCGTGTCCATAGTGACATGGGCTCCCTGAGTATCATTAGCACGGTGGTTTACTAAGGTGACGACGAGTACTTACCTGCGAGTAACCCATGAGGATCAAGTCAGTGTCGGGACAGTTCTTCACGTAGTTGTTGATCACGGAGTTCATAGTGCGGACGCCCTCGGTCTGAGACTCAACGTACTCATTGTAGAGGGCGGGATACACGAGAGCCTCCATGTCCGAACCGGGGAtcagcttgatgatctcCTCCGCGAGGATACCCATCGCACCGGGACCCTCTGGCTCAAGGCTACCACGAGCAACGATGAGGTGGGCGCCCTTGGCGCAAGTGATGGCGTCAGTGGTTGAGTTGGTCGAGGCCAGAgccatcaagaagctcagaaCGAGCATGAAAGAAATCATGGCTGAGATGTTTGTAGGGTAGAACTGTTTGCAGAAAGTCAGAATAGGTTGTTCTTAAGAGATAGTAAAGATATAATCTCTTACTGTGATGTGTTGGTGTGCTGATGTATAGTTGAAGGTGAAGAGTTGGGATGATAGATTGgaagtgaggatgaagagtgaagagaggaggaaaagaagaagagcggATGAAAGAACAGAAGAGAATATATAGCCTCGCTTTGGCGACTGCCAGTGCCAATTCGCAGTGGAAGCTGCAGCATCAGGACGCGATATTCGCGATCACTGCCAGTGGCAGACAGTGATAGTAACCTCACTCACGATCTAATATCCATCTTTAAGATAGTAGAGCAGCGGCGTAGCAGTGGCAGACCCACAATAGCACTCTAGAAGCTCTAGTGAACGTTGGAAAAAGCAAAACCGTGGACCCCAACTGTCAAATCGCATCTTTGCAACTTTTGCGGTTCGGCTGCAGGGACTGGGGTAGATCGATGGCATCGGACTTGTTTCTTGATTTGGTCACCATAGTCTGCGTAACTCGACAACAGACGGGTTTATATACAGGAAATACGAATTTATCGAGCATGAATTGATGCTATGATAAGAAGAAATTACATATGAAATGCCCAAGGACCTTACTGGGAACAGTCAACTTTGTCTTTATACCGTAGTACTGTTTGTTTGTGTAAGTGGAGAGAATCAACACTAGTTCCTGTCAGCTTGCTGGGGTAGGAACTGGATCTCATGTTTGCTAGAATTACCATATGATTAAATATGCTTCGAAACCTGTGTTGGTTGGTGCCAAGATTGTACTTGACGTAGTTGGCTCGGTTGGTTTGTCCTGGCCGTAGACAATCCGTAGGAACTCACCCCTATTCCCAAGAACACGTTTGTGCAGCACTATGGACCACTCATATAATAACTTCTACTTCAGTTGTATCTGAGCAATTCAAGATACTTTGCCGACTCAATGACGATTTAGTCTTGTATATTCTTCCCAGTGATGATAGATCAATTCCAGCCCTATCCGTTCCTGTACATACTCCACAAGACGAATCTTCTGTCAAGTAAGGATGCTAAGTTCTATGGAACATGCCTACAGCATAGTCAACAGCAACATGTCCATATGCCGTCACGTAGTTCATATGAGTTCTCAAGTCATGGCCTCCAGCTTCGCAGAAAGGATCACCGGCGTCGCAGAACGAGACTGTTTTGTCTGAAACACACTGACAACCTTCAGGCTTCTGACGGGGAAATATCTAATAAGGGGACTTAGCTGTTGAGTGTATCCAACGTGTTCATCGGGACTTACGCCTTTACCAACACTACTCCCAACGTGGAAGGGCTGGCCTTTGGTAGTGCTCGGATCCCCCATGAGAACAACGGCTGCAACTTTAAGAGGGTTAGAATGTATGAGTGATGGAGATTTGTGACTCTTTTGACTGACTGTTGTTGGTCATGGCGGAAGGTGAAGGCTTGGTAGGGAGGAACCCGATGGAACTCGCACCACACATCACATCTGCAATGACATGGGCGCCCTGCATAACAGAGTCAGTAAAGGATAACCACACGCTTCATGATGGGGCTAAAGGTGATATCTAGATGGACTGACCTGCGAGAACCCGAGTAGAATAATCTTCGTCTTAGGACAGACGGTCACATATTGCGCCAGCATAACAGAAAGAGCCGCCACACCCTCCATCTGTGAAGGCTGATAGGGATTATAGATAGCTGGGTATTCTAAAGATATCATCTCGGAGTGGGGGATTCTTTGCAGGACCTGCTGAGCAACTGCTCCAATGATGCCTGGCCCCCGAGGTTCCAGACTGCCTCTGGCCACAATGATGTGAGCTCCGGAGGCACAGCTGGCGTTTCCAGGCTGAACATATTCTTGACAAGTAACGAAGGTCACAAACAGGATGAGGTATCTGAGTATGAGGAGCATCGTGAGAGGCTTCCGGAGACTAACAAGATCAGCGACAATTTCAGCGGTCTGCAAGCAAACAGGGGATTGGGAAACTTACAGCAACTCAATCTTACAGAAGAATAGACAAATGAGGCTTAATATTATTGGAAAGATTGCGATTGATGAAAACagatgaagctgaagtcGAGTCGTAGCTCAATTTGCTAGCTGACTTTGGTCGGCAGCATGGGAGGAAACAAGAAGGGAagataagaataagaaaCAAAATAAAGACAAACACAGAGACAAAGACAAATAAACGGATAAACTCACAGTGTGAGCTGGACTCACATCCCGTTTGTGCTGTGCATTGCAAACAGATATATATCAGTGTTTGACTACAAGTGAGTTACCTCATCAAGCCTGTCTCACAGCCAAGCGATGCAAGTCAAGAATAGCGTCAATATCAAACGCCATCCGATCAGGCTTCACGGGAATAAAACGAAAGGTTTGCCTTGATCTACCGTAGAACCTTCTCGTCGTTGGGCATGTATAAGTGTCCGAGCAGGCATGTCTCAATATTTGGCGTCTCAACCCGGGAGAAAAGCAACCATGTCAATCCGTGGCACTGAAAAGACCAGGACACGGAAGAGCAAACTCAGCTCCTTGCTCACACAAACCAAACAATCAAACGCCATCCCCCCCCCAATTCAATTGGCCCATCATGAGTTCGTCTGATCTGGACGATATGTTACAAGCGCCAGACGCTACAGTCCGTGCCATTTTACGAGCTCTCTGCCAAGATAGTGGCACCCGATCCCGTGCGCTCAGTTACTTCGAGAGTCTGGAAGCTATCAATGATTCTTCCGAGACACGCAAACGCAAGGCGGAGGATGAGCTTAGCATCTGTGTCCAATGCGACGAGGCCTTTTACACAAACGACAACAATGATAAAGAGGCTTGCTGCTACCATTGGGGTGAGGAATCAACGCCTTCAGCGCAGAAACACCAGAGCTGACATGCACGTTACAGGGGAGCTTGAGGTTGACTATGATGCCGACATTTGGGCAGACCACGACGAGAACTGCCACGGGACCATAGACACAGATTCAATGCGTGCAGAATACCCTGAAGGATTTGTTTGGACTTGCTGTGATAAACCAGGCGACGAAGCTGGCTGTACCTGGGGGCGGCATGAAGCTGATCCAACTAAATCAAGGAGAGAGTCGGGCGAAGAGCCAATTGATAGTGACGATTATGAGGATGGGGATGAAATTTAGGCAGTAAGGACCACAATGACTCCCAAATTCCAAATTCATCAAAAGACTTTTAAGTTTACTCTTTATGGTGATCATCGATTTGGGAGAATCTAGAAAGTTGAGATCATATCTCTACCCCTGCATATCATCACCCTGACACTAATAAAACAAGCTCCCAACTACCCCAACTTCAAGACGTCACTTGACTTATACCAAACAagcactcactcactcacttaCCCAGCTCACCCAACTCACTCAGTTCAACTCACCTCACACCAAAAACATATCAATCATTAAAATGTCCCTCACACTAGAACAAGAAATGGTCCATCTCGCACCAGAGCAACACGTCCGCGCAATcctcctcgcccttctcGACGACCGCGCCCTCAAAGCCGCTCACAATCCAGTGACCGGCCTCAAGCGCAAAGCCATGAACGACTTGTTTGTCTGTGTTCAGTGTGACCAGGCGTTTACGCACGAAGATAACACTGAGACGTCGTGTCGTTATCATCCAGGTACGTTAACAAGCCCCTACTCTTCTGTGTGCATGTTTGTTgggatgaagctgatgacgCTAGGGGAACTTGAAGTTGACGACACAGAGGATTTCTGGGCGGATCATGATGAGGATTGTCATGGGGAGATTGATACACCTGAGATGAGAGAGGAGATGCCTGATGGATTCCGGTGGACATGTTGCGACAAATTAGGTGGACGAAAAGGTTGTACCAAGGGAAAACATCAAGCTGATCCGGCAAAGTCGCAGAGAGGTGGAAATGTCCCGTCTGGCGGTGACCTGAGGAAGAACAATGGCGAACATTTACCTGTTTCAGATGAGGAcactgaagaggaggaagaaggcgacGAGGAACATTGATTCAATCCAATTGTATAATTCGAAAATAAATCTACATCTCTAACATCCAAGCAAGTATATCTTCAGTCTTAAAACCGTGTCATTCAATACGTAAACGAGATCCCCAAACTCCCAACCTATGGATGATTGATATTGCACACCGCGATATTGCCACAACTTCTCCTCACGACATGAACAAAGATACACACAGAAAGAGATTATAAATACCAAGAGACAAGAGCCCTGCTGAATCATACATAGCCCCTGGCCTTTGACAAATATTACATGACATAAAACGTTGCAGATAGTCTTGAGTCCTAAAATGACCCGGGCTGTATCGTTAGCCGTGCCAATCACCCGGTACTCCTTGCGCCTGAATGCACTTCAAATAATCTGTTTCCTCCTCTGCCATGCCGAATAAATGTGCCCCCGTGACGATATCTGGTGTCACTATCATCCTCCATCTTTCCAAGAACAAAAGTCAATGTGAAACTGTCACACCCCAGGCCCGTGGTCTTTAAGTCATCTATGTTGTTCAAACATAAAAGGAAGCTCTGAAGAGTACCGCCGCAGAGGTGTTGGTCTTGGCGACACTGTATCATTGAGGCTAAAACGCTTGGGTGTTGTTCTTGAACCATCGGCTGAGTCTATATCATTGGGCTCCTATACCCCCATGACAGGAACCTTCTTGTTTCGCTTGCCCAGAAGGGTAGCGTTGTCCAGGTTGAGCTCGAATGCTCCTCGCTGGCGATTGCGCTCACGGACCTGCTGTCGAGCGGCCGCGGCGACTGTTGCCGAATGTTGGCCGTAACCTCTCTCAGCACGCTCCCGCTCACGACCCCGAgattgttgctgttgctctTGATCTCGGATGTTGGCCTTTCGCATACTTTGCTCAAGGGCCTGAGTCGCTGTGTTAGGCTTGGCAGCGGTGTTATCTTGACCATCGATCTGCAtgacatcatcgtcttcatcttcctcgttGAGGCCACCGAGGAAGCGCGCTGGTGTGCCCTTGGGGCCGATCTGCGCTCTGCGCTtgccctcttcctcctgaCGATGAACGGCATAACCGACATCGAAGACCTCACGCAGGTTAACAGCGCCAGGAGATCGGAAGTCGTATCGCTTGCCAGACTCTTCGAATTTCGTAGCATCAAAGGCCCGGAGCATGCCatcagccttcttcatctcatctcgaGGAGTAGGTCCGTTTCCGGCGATCCATGGGTGAGCGAGGAACTCGGTAATCGTGAATCGCTTCTCAGGATCCACAGTCAAGAGATGGCTGATAAGATCCTGGGCAGACTTTGAGATCTCGTCCCACCATGGTGACAAGAAAGTGTACTGGCCCTTGGCGACTTTCTCAGTGAGCACCTCGATACTCTCATCATAGAATGGTGGGAAACCGCAAAGCAGAGTGTATAGCACACATCCTAGAGCCCACATATCGACTGATTTGGAGTATCGCTCGTCCTTTACGATCTCGGGTGCTGTGTAGCCAACAGTTCCACAGGGCGTCATGGTCTGGTTATCCCAGACAATCTTGGAGAGACCGAAATCGGCGATCTTGATGCGACCAATACCACCGGCACCTTGGCCGGGAATGAACTCGCCCTCGTCAACCTTGTCCTCATCACCAGGCTGTTTGGGTTTCGGGTGCTTAGAAGGCACCATAGGAATGGGCTCAAACAGAatgttctcaggcttgatgtCACTGGTAGGGATGTTAGTGATGATTCCAAGGCCGTGCAGAGGCGAATGACGTCAGGAGGGGCATCACCACTTCTGACATCAAGCGGCCCAAAAAGAGTCATGACATACCGATGAACAACACCCTTCTCCTCGTGGAGATATTCAAGAGCCTTGGCCACCTGAACAATGACGTGTCGGGAAAGCTCCTCGCTAAAATATGTCAAGCGGACAATCTGGTGAAAAAGTTCACCACCTGGGGCAAGTTCCAGAATGATGTAATAATATTGCCTCGATTCGGAGAATTCGACGAGCTTAATAATATTGGGGTGGTCGAGTTGGCGCATAATCTGGACCTCCTTCAAGATATTTGATCGCTGCAGGAGTGTCAGTATTCTGCCTCGCATGTCCTCGAGTCTAAAGGCTGGCTATCCCCGCCATCAAGACAGCAGGAACTGACTTCAGACGGGGACAGCGTTGGCCCAGACATAGGAAAGAAATAGTAACGTAAGGAGAATCTTCTCGCACCTCTGCTGCCTTCGGGACTTTCTTGAAGTCTGGATGTAAATGCTTATTGCCCTATGAAAGGGGACAACCCCGTGTTGGTAAATGGGGACccaaagaaagagaaagcagACGAATGAAAACCACAAGAAACATCAGAACAAAAGGAGATAGGGTGACAGATACAGACGACCCCGGTGTTTGCTTACCTGCATACTGTTCATCTCGTACTTGCGTACTACTTTGATAGCGACCTCGCCTTGCTGACCTGTTGTGTCGCGGGCACGGTAAACATTGCTGAAGGCACCATCACCCATCTTGTCGACGAGTTCCCAGCGCTCGAGGCCGGGGTAACGAGGGAATTTGCTCTTGCTGGCATTCTCCTCGGCAataagcttggcgagcttctCATCGTCGACGcgcttcttgctcttgctgcGTGCGTAATCATCGTCGCCATATTCGTTTCCGGGCTCTTGTGCCCGTGCGTAGTGGGTGTTACTGGGGTCTGATGCTGTCTTGTGCTGCACTGTGGGCGCCTGTTGCTGTTCTGTCTTGCGTGGAGCCTCTTCAGGAGCAGCGGCACGAGCTTGCTTGCCTAAGCAACCATTGTCAGCGACTGATAAAAACGGGCCAAACTTGGCAGAATAGTGGGTTAGAACATACCGTGCCGGATAAAGTTCTTGAGTTGCTGAATGGTAGACATGGCTGGAGAAATTGTCGCTTAGGCGCGACAGTCGCCTGTGAGAGAAAAGGTCGTGAGGCCTTGGGCCAACTTTGGTAGCAAGTAATGGGCGATTGGACGTCTTTGAGAGCAGTAGTTGCTTCTAATGTGTAGTGCAACCAAAAACGGGTTTCGTTGACCTAGCCTAGAGCTATTCCGTCTTGGAGTCGTAGCGAGTCGTGATCGTAAACGTGAGCTTTGTTTGGTGTGTCGCAAGGCGCGGGCAATATTATCATAAAAGACGAAATGGGATAGATTTCTTGACGGAAGCAGGAAAACAGGGTTGGACTGCTCTGTGGACGATGCGGGGTTTAGCAGGTCTACTCTAGCGGACGGGAGCGTTTCTTGTTTGACGTTTGATGTGAGGGTGTCGTAGAAAGTCGAGTAGTGAAGAGATGAGTAAGGGTTAACGTTGTGAGTCGAAAAGTGACACAGATGTtggaggatggagaagaaagagaaaagagaagtCGTCCCAAGGGAAGAAACCAGGAAAAGGAAATCGATTGGGATAAAACTGCCTTGCGCTGGTTGCTTGTTTTTGTTCGAGGCAATGCAAGGCAAGGTCAGGTATGGTAAGGTAGAGCCTGGTTTCTTTTTGACGGGGGGAGGACCGAGATTTGAGAGGTGACGAAAGGGAAAGGGTGGGCAGCCCACTTGGAGTGGCAGCCCAGATTTTTAGCAGGATTCTAGGCCAACGCCAGGCGGATCGAGTGGGGATGGGGGGCGTTCCCAGCGGGAAACCTTGGAAGACACAGGGGTTTGTAGTCAATTCAGTGAGGAAATTGGCGGGAGTCGAGGAGCTGTGGTCTGGGGAGTGAGGTCACTGAGTGAACAAGAGAGGTCAATCTCGGAGACTATTGCCCTGAATGTACTGTATGCATGATTACAGCTGAAGCAGAGTATTTGTAAGACGCTGGCGAGTGAAGGTGAATGACGATGGCTGTCAAAGCTAAATAGACAACGAGGTAAATacagtccagtccagtccagtccagtccagtccagtcaGTCAGTAGTGGTGATAGCGGGGTATCCAATGAAGAGACTCGCTGTGACGTTGACAAGTTCAGCTCGTAAACAGAAATCTCGAGACgagggaaagaaaagaaaataaacAGTCAAGATGTTGAGTTAAGGATAGAGCCTCATATTGACATAAAACGTGCCGACTAGACTCTATTCGAAGTCGTGGGCGTGTATTGTAGATGATAGACACACGATGAAGTCACCCAAAGCGTCAATCAGTACCAAAGTCCCCGCGATATCGTCACAGCCGCCGGAGTACTGATGCATCCCGTCCGTCACTGACATACAAAGATACAAAGCTGCCTGTGTCTCCCCCTAACGGAATGACACAAATCACCGCAGGCAGAGAGCAGAAGTGAGAGAAGGGGTCCAGGTGCACACCCAcgcagcgatgatgatgatgatgatggcatcACCTCTCTCACCCATGCTCCGCGCTAGGgtgccatgccatgccatgcatGTGCTTCGTCGCTTGTTAGTGGCATCATCGGTTTACCTTATCATTTACGCATATCTCGAGGCTAATACCTCATACCTACATCCGTCGTTTCTTTTTTGGAAAAAAATCCATCATGACTACAGCAACGATTCGATAGACAATCCATGCATTGGAGATAATTATTGCTTGTACGTAAATGGTGCTCCTGGCGAGATCTCCGCCCTATGACGCTGGTGACGACATCACGCTCTCTGAGAGTGGATATCTGAAGATGCCAGCGCCCAATTAGAGGATCTAGAGCCCTGCgatgtcttggcttggtggCGGCTGTTCCAGTGGGTTGGCTACTGAGAATGAAATCACAGCAAGCTGGAGCTTCACTCACTGCAAGGTTCCCCAGGCCGGAATCATCCATCAACGGATGGAGTTTAATCTCGTACAAGAGATGAGTTTCTCGTGATGGTCTGACTGAATTCGAAACCGTCTATTTATTGAGTTTGATTGATAACGCGAGCCTCCACCTCCAGAGTCACTCACTCCACAAACTGATGTTCGTGTCCATCGTACTGTAACACTATTTCACATCATTactttttccttttcataTCCGTCGTATCACCTCAGGGCAGATCTGTTCCTCAACGAGTCAGAGAAAGCCACCTGTATCGCAATACTTATTCTCCCTCAGCTGGATTGCTTCACTTTTGACAAGAATGGAAAATGTTGACCGAGATGCTGATCATGACGATACTGCACCTGATACTGTACAACCACTCAATTTCATCCACCGTCTATTATTATCTCTTGTCTTCCATCTAGACAAATGCAGCCTGTCTCAAAACAGGCTTTTAAATTCGACCTGGACTGGGCTGGCTGCTGACAGTACAACACCACTCGGACGTTACTTGGCTTTATGCTATGTTTGTTACCTGCTGGCCCGGTCTGGATCTCTATTTCAGACCCTGGCTGCATATTACCAACATGCCAAGGCTGCTCATATTCCCTCTTGATTGGATTTCCTCGGAACCTAACGTCTTCCCAGGGCTTATAGCTCACCTGGTAATGGGAACATATGCTCCGTATTGAAAAGCAAAAAAACTCATCGCAAAATTCGATGAAACAGCATGGACAATGCTGGTTATCCCTCATCCGCCCTTGGTTTGTACAGTATGGGCTTAGCTTATCCGGGCTGTAAGAAGCTCTGTGCGAGGGTCTAGACCACGATAGCCAGGGATTCATGGTGTTGTCAGTAGGCACACCGATGGGACGCCCGAAACGACTCTGGGCCATGTGCTCTAGCCTTTCTCATAAGCGCCGTGACGCGGCAGTGAGTTCTGATAATTATTTCCGCTGCCTAATTGAAGCTCGTGAGGTCATTACGCGGCTAGCAGCATTACTGATATCATCCAGCTTAAACTCTCATAATGGTGGTGTCTCAGCTATACTGACCAGGGGTTTCGAGACTGCTACAGAAACCCTGATTTGATGCTTGTTGGTTGGATGCCGTTCCTGGAACTTTGTCTCCATCAGGATCTCGGCACTTGGAGACAAGCGATTTTGACTTCAGACCCTAGGGGAGGTAAGAAAACTCGGGACCTTGACCCTGAGTGACAgaaagacttaggtaagcTGTCATAATTTTAGGAGGGCTTTTGCAAAGTTTATTTTGTCATTTGGAATGAAagtcctaagttttcttggTCCAAGGAGAGACCCTGTCTCTTGGTACCGATGAACAAATTACTGGTTCTTgaatcttctttcttcagcaGATTGACTCATTGAGATATGATTCAGCTGGGTAGCATTGGAGTTCATCGTGCGAGAACCACTCATTATTCCCTGGTGTAAGAACCGAAACATCGTCATCACGCAATATGAACAGACTCGACCTTTGAATTCATTGAATAATTCATAACATAACATATCATGAAGAACATGTCTTCCTACAACTTATAGCATCGATAAGGCACTGCGCGACTTTCGGCATATTCTCTCAACTGCCGATTCTTCCAGCCATAGAACATCCTCAGACCCAGGGCCACAACTGACACAAACAGCAACAGAGCCGCATTGACCCAGTGCCCTGTCGTGAATCCTCCTTCTCGCTGTGAGGTCTGGTAGATCCAAACACCAGGGATCTGTCCAATTCCCCCGCCGAGACTAACGTTGAGGGCAATGGCAAGACCGGTAGAGGCCGTCGTAAACACATTGGAGCTGAGCCATCCCAGCATGGGTGGCATGCATGCAAAGGAGCCGGCCGTTGCCATTATTAAACCTCCGTAGCGGGCTGCATAGGCGTCGGCCGGGAGCGCAGCCGATATAATGAAGCCAATAGCGCCCACGGCTGCAGCCATGGCCGTGTGAACGCCTCGGGCGTTGAAATGGTCCGCCGACCAAGCCACCAAAACCTGGCAGACTGTTGTGCACGGTCAGTTTTGCTAACTTCTTAAAGCCAAGAAAGCAGGCTCAACTTACCATAAGCAATGGCCCACGGAGGCACCGTCATCAACTGTGCTTTCAAGTCGAAATATCCCAAACCAACGGTGATTGAGGGCGCaaacaaactcaaactcGCGAATGCCGGCCCAGACGCAAAGTAAATTGCATAATGCGCATACAATCGCCAGTCCATCAGGGTTTCCTTGGCTTCTGCCCAGTTCATCGTCGGATGCGATTCCTTAGAACCCTCATAGTACAATCGATGAATAGCCATATCCTTCTCTGCTTCAGATAACCATTTTGCCCGCTCCGGATAATCGGGTAGGAAGAAGAGAACCAGGAAGGCGGCTAGGCAAGACGGGATGCCctcaatgatgaagagccagCGCCAGCCAGAGAGACCAGCTGTGCCGTTCATGTGGCCGATGCCATAGGCAATTGCGCCGCCAAATGCGCCGGCGAGAGTGGCAGATGCGAGGATGAATGCGACGCTGAAGGTTCGAAGTTAGCATCTCGACCGTTGGGCCACGACAGCTGGTAAAGCTTGGACACGGAAAGACTTACCGAACACTGCGCTCATCATGCTTGTACCAAAATGTCAAGTAGTATACCAACCCAGGAAACAACCCAGCTTCGAAAACACCCAGTAGGAATCGCACAGCTGTAACACTGCCGAAGTTGTTGGTGGCAGCCGTCAATATCGTCATTGCACCCCAGCAAAACATGAGAAAAGCGAGCCAACGGCTGGGTCGCAATTTCTTGAGTAGCATGTTACTTGGAACTTCGAACACCGCATAGGATACGAGGAAGACCATGAGGGAGATAACGAATTGGTGGTCGGTCATGTTGGTCTCGCGCTGCATATCGTTGTTGGTCGACGAATTGAGGATCATGGCGTTTCCGATATTCGTTCGATCGAGGAAGGATAAGAAATAGATGGCGCCTGATAGTGGGATGATGCGTAGGTCTTGTTTCCAGAGAAGACCCTTCTCGAGGGGGCTTATAGCGTCGCCATAGTGAACGTGGGCGTCCTAGGAGACGTAATGTTAGTATTCGCGACGTTGGTGGCATGCGCACAAGTTGCGCAGAGGGTGAGGAGGGTATGTACAACGTCTTTTCCGAGAGTCGAATCGACATCGTCAACGGCGGCCGGAGGAGGGAACGGCACGGGAATGGGGACCTTTTCCATTTCCACGTCGCTCGACATCCGGCCTGTGGCTACTCAGTGGCCGTGATGCGacgagatggaagaagatggtgttTGTTTTTCGATGTCGTCGATGGAACGGTTCGAGAAGAGTTGAGATCGGCAGGAGGGGGCGAATAGATGATCGGTTCGTTTTCCGTCTTGTGACACCGTCAAGAGCCGAGGGTGGTTTGTTTGTGGTTGTTGCTATTGAGATAAGATATGGACTggacaaaagaaaagaaaagaaaagagatgagagatgagagatAAACGCCAAGAATGATCAAGACCGGGTTACGGACGGATATATATGGATGAATGTATATATCTCAGACCTAGACCCAGACCCTGGACCCCTCagggaagaaggagatgagcTGGATGTAATAAAGGGAACTGAGGCGGAGCGAGGCGCCTTCCCAGTGATTGGAGTCAATCGGATCGGAAGTAATGCAGAAGTGGGTGGGTAAGTTGGTTTAAGGTAGAGGAAGTGCACCAATGGATTGAGTTTAAATTTTCTGGGCGTTTTGCACTCTTGACTCTTTTTGGGTTGGCAATTGTACACGACCTGGA contains these protein-coding regions:
- a CDS encoding CAMK/CAMK1/CAMK1-RCK protein kinase, with the protein product MSTIQQLKNFIRHGKQARAAAPEEAPRKTEQQQAPTVQHKTASDPSNTHYARAQEPGNEYGDDDYARSKSKKRVDDEKLAKLIAEENASKSKFPRYPGLERWELVDKMGDGAFSNVYRARDTTGQQGEVAIKVVRKYEMNSMQGNKHLHPDFKKVPKAAERSNILKEVQIMRQLDHPNIIKLVEFSESRQYYYIILELAPGGELFHQIVRLTYFSEELSRHVIVQVAKALEYLHEEKGVVHRDIKPENILFEPIPMVPSKHPKPKQPGDEDKVDEGEFIPGQGAGGIGRIKIADFGLSKIVWDNQTMTPCGTVGYTAPEIVKDERYSKSVDMWALGCVLYTLLCGFPPFYDESIEVLTEKVAKGQYTFLSPWWDEISKSAQDLISHLLTVDPEKRFTITEFLAHPWIAGNGPTPRDEMKKADGMLRAFDATKFEESGKRYDFRSPGAVNLREVFDVGYAVHRQEEEGKRRAQIGPKGTPARFLGGLNEEDEDDDVMQIDGQDNTAAKPNTATQALEQSMRKANIRDQEQQQQSRGRERERAERGYGQHSATVAAAARQQVRERNRQRGAFELNLDNATLLGKRNKKVPVMGV
- a CDS encoding CAMK/CAMK1/CAMK1-RCK protein kinase is translated as MSTIQQLKNFIRHGKQARAAAPEEAPRKTEQQQAPTVQHKTASDPSNTHYARAQEPGNEYGDDDYARSKSKKRVDDEKLAKLIAEENASKSKFPRYPGLERWELVDKMGDGAFSNVYRARDTTGQQGEVAIKVVRKYEMNSMQRSNILKEVQIMRQLDHPNIIKLVEFSESRQYYYIILELAPGGELFHQIVRLTYFSEELSRHVIVQVAKALEYLHEEKGVVHRDIKPENILFEPIPMVPSKHPKPKQPGDEDKVDEGEFIPGQGAGGIGRIKIADFGLSKIVWDNQTMTPCGTVGYTAPEIVKDERYSKSVDMWALGCVLYTLLCGFPPFYDESIEVLTEKVAKGQYTFLSPWWDEISKSAQDLISHLLTVDPEKRFTITEFLAHPWIAGNGPTPRDEMKKADGMLRAFDATKFEESGKRYDFRSPGAVNLREVFDVGYAVHRQEEEGKRRAQIGPKGTPARFLGGLNEEDEDDDVMQIDGQDNTAAKPNTATQALEQSMRKANIRDQEQQQQSRGRERERAERGYGQHSATVAAAARQQVRERNRQRGAFELNLDNATLLGKRNKKVPVMGV
- a CDS encoding CAMK/CAMK1/CAMK1-RCK protein kinase, which gives rise to MVPSKHPKPKQPGDEDKVDEGEFIPGQGAGGIGRIKIADFGLSKIVWDNQTMTPCGTVGYTAPEIVKDERYSKSVDMWALGCVLYTLLCGFPPFYDESIEVLTEKVAKGQYTFLSPWWDEISKSAQDLISHLLTVDPEKRFTITEFLAHPWIAGNGPTPRDEMKKADGMLRAFDATKFEESGKRYDFRSPGAVNLREVFDVGYAVHRQEEEGKRRAQIGPKGTPARFLGGLNEEDEDDDVMQIDGQDNTAAKPNTATQALEQSMRKANIRDQEQQQQSRGRERERAERGYGQHSATVAAAARQQVRERNRQRGAFELNLDNATLLGKRNKKVPVMGV
- a CDS encoding CAMK/CAMK1/CAMK1-RCK protein kinase; the protein is MRGRILTLLQRSNILKEVQIMRQLDHPNIIKLVEFSESRQYYYIILELAPGGELFHQIVRLTYFSEELSRHVIVQVAKALEYLHEEKGVVHRDIKPENILFEPIPMVPSKHPKPKQPGDEDKVDEGEFIPGQGAGGIGRIKIADFGLSKIVWDNQTMTPCGTVGYTAPEIVKDERYSKSVDMWALGCVLYTLLCGFPPFYDESIEVLTEKVAKGQYTFLSPWWDEISKSAQDLISHLLTVDPEKRFTITEFLAHPWIAGNGPTPRDEMKKADGMLRAFDATKFEESGKRYDFRSPGAVNLREVFDVGYAVHRQEEEGKRRAQIGPKGTPARFLGGLNEEDEDDDVMQIDGQDNTAAKPNTATQALEQSMRKANIRDQEQQQQSRGRERERAERGYGQHSATVAAAARQQVRERNRQRGAFELNLDNATLLGKRNKKVPVMGV